The nucleotide sequence AATATTACCATCAGGGATACCATAAACAATGGATTGATAAGGGCGCACTATGCTGAAGTGTACAAGGCCAAGGATTCCGTTTTTGCCACTAAAAGGGCCGTTTCCATTAATCTGGTGGAACAGGATTCCCTCTATATGCACGGCGACACCCTAATGATTACGGGCAAACCAGAACAACGTATCCTTAGGGCATTTAGAAATGCAAAATTCTACAAGACCGATCTAAGTGGTAAGTGCGATTCCATTCATTTTAACCAAAAAACGGGTATTACCGAATTAATTACCAATCCTATTATTTGGAATGGAGAAAATCAGATGACTGGAGACAGTATCCACTTACTATCCGACTTGGAAACCGAAAAATTGGACTCTTTAAAAGTTATCAATAATGCCTTTATAATTTCCTTGGATACGGTAGGTAAAGTAGGTTATAATCAGGCCAAAGGCATGGATCTATTCGGGAAATTTATAGACAACAAATTAAGTCTTATCGACCTTGTAAAAAACACCGAGGTCATCTATTATATGTACAATGATGACCAAGAACTAATTGGAATAGACAAGACCATATGCAGCGCCATTAGAATGACCCTTACAAATAATGAGATAGAGGATATTACCTTTATTACCAATCCTGATGGCGATATTTTTCCCGAAAAGGAACTTCCTGAAAACAGTAGGTTGCTAAAAGGTTTTATTTGGCGTGGGAAGGAAAGAATTATGACCAAGGACGACATTTTTGATGAGGACGACAACAACATTAAACTGGTCACCATTCGAGGGGTGGAAAACCCTATAGATTTGGACGTGGAGCCAGAAGAGGCCATGGAGGACCAAAGGAAGCGCGATTCTATAAATTCTTCCAAGTTATTACCTCCCAATCCCTTGAAAAAAATAGAACCAACCAAAAAAGATCAACAGAAAAAGGAGCCCAAACCCAAGGTGTCAGAAACAAAATCGGAGGTGCGCTACGAGGAGGGAGCTAAAGAGAACGGTTTGGAACCTGGTTACTATTTAATAGCGAACGTTTTTGAAGTGAAGGAAAATTATGAGAAATTCATGAAAAGCCTTACGAAAAAAGGATTGGAGCCCCAACACTTTTTACGAAATTTCAATCAATACCACTATGTTTATTTAGAGCGCTTTGACACCTGGGAGGAAGCGCTCGAATCCCGAAATAGTAATTTCAATGGGAATTACATGGATGAAACTTGGATTTTAAGAATCCTTGACAAATAGGACAAATGAAAAAGGATTATTTTAAGTACCAGGCACAAACTTCTTCGCATCCTTTGGCTTTGGAAATTTCTCATGCCAAGGGTAGTTATATTTACGACACCCAAGGAAAGGCACATTTAGATTTTGTTGCAGGAGTATCTGCATGCAGCTTGGGGCATTGCCACCCCAGAGTGGTAACTGCCATCCAAGAGCAAGCGCAAAAATATATGCATGTTATGGTGTACGGCGAGTATATCCAAGAACCGGCCGTAGCCTATACCAAGTTGCTTGCAAGCCTACTTCCTACGCCACTGGAAACCACCTATTTGGTAAATTCCGGGACAGAGGCTATTGAAGGCGCCCTGAAATTAGCTAGAAGGTTTACCGGAAGAAGCCAAATTATTGCAGCTAAACACGCCTACCATGGAAATACAATGGGAAGTCTGAGCATAATGGGCTTTGAAGAGCGGAAAAGTGCGTTTAGGCCCCTTATTCCGGACGTTGGCTTTATTCAATTTAATTCAGAAGAGGATTTATTGTCCATAACCGAAAAAACAGCAGCCGTTGTATTGGAAACCATCCAAGGGGGTGCCGGTTTTATTTTACCGGAGAACGGATATTTAAAAAAGGTAAGGGAACGATGTACGGCCGTGGGCGCAATGTTAATATTGGATGAGATCCAGCCTGGATTTGGACGAACGGGAAAATTGTTCGCTTTTGAACACTTCGATTGTATTCCGGATATTCTAGTTATTGGAAAAGGCATGGCCGGCGGAATGCCGGTAGGTGCATTTGTGGCTTCCCACAACATGATGCAGTCATTGATAGAGAACCCCAAACTTGGTCATATTACCACTTTTGGGGGAAATCCTGTAATTGCAGCCGCCTGTCTTGCAACCTTACAGGAAATAACGGAAGGTAGGCTAATTCAGGAATCCTTGAAAAAGGAAGTTCTTTTTAGAAACCTTTTGCAGCACAAATTAATAAAGGAAATTCGAGGTAAAGGATTAATGTTGGCCTTAATGATGGAAAAACCTGAAATGGCCAATGAGGTAATCCTTAAATGTGCCGAGAAAGGCCTAATATTATTCTGGCTCCTTTTTGAACCAAATGCAATTCGTATTTCACCGCCATTGACCATTAGCAATCAAGAAATTAGCCTTGGATGTTCACTAATTTTAGAGGTGCTGGACGGGCTTAAACAATAAATTGTTAACTAATTTGTTAATATAATAGACCAAATCTGTCGGAATTAAGGGTTTCAAAAGACTACTTTAGTTCCAATGAATAATTAGAAGTTCCTATGGCGTTAGAACCAAACGAGAGACCAGGGCAACCAATTGCTAAGTTTGAATCCATGCTCAAGACCGACGATGTCTACTTCTTTGACGCGGAAGATTTTCAAGATATTATTCACCACTACCTCAATAACGGTAAAATTGCATTGGCCAAAAAAGCCATTAAAATAGGGCTTCAACAGCATCCTGACAGTATAGAACTTAAGTTATTGTCTATAGAAGTCCTTGTTTTTGAAAATAATCTGGAGTTGGCGGAGAAGATGCTGGATGAACTACAGGTAATAGACAGCAACAACGAGGAAATATACATACAAAGGGCCAATATTTATTCCAAGAAAGACAACCACGAAGCAGCGGTCTCCCTTTTGACCCATGCATTAAATTTAACTGATGACAGTTTTGACATCCATTCCTTACTAGGGATGGAATATTTGTTCATGGATAATTTTGAGGACGCCAAACAAAATTTCATGATGTGTGTGTCCTATGATGAAGAGGATTATTCATCACTTTACAATGTTATCTATTGTTTCGAATTTCTTGAGGATTATGATGGTGCCATAGTGTACCTAAATGATTATCTTGAAAGAAACCCATACAGCGAAGTGGCATGGCACCAATTGGGCAAAATGTATTTTACGAAAAAGATGCACAAAGAGGCCCTGGCCGCTTTTGACTTTGCCATTATCTCCGATGACACCTTTATCGGTGCCTATTTTGAAAAAGGAAAGGTATTGGAAAAAATGGGCAAATACAATGAGGCCATTGAGAATTATGAGACCACTATTGCCATTGAAGACCCCACCTCCCACGCATATTTAAGGATCGGCAGATGTCACGAAAAATTAAAGAATGACGAATTGGCCAAATCCTATTATTACAGGACGGTTCATGAAGACCCTTTGTTGGATAAAGGATGGTTGGCAATTACGGAATATTACATTAGACAAGAGGATTATGAAAAGGCCTTATACTACATTAATAAGGCCATTAATATTGATGGGGAAAATTCCAAATACTGGAAAAAATGCGGAAAGATCCACGCTACCTTAAAAAATAACGACGAGGCCTACTATGCTTATCAACAGGCCGTAGACCTGGGAAATTACGAATTTGACACTTGGTTTCATTGGGCGGATGTAGCCGTACAGAACTTGGACGTTTATGCGGCCATAGAAATATTGCTCCAAGGTCATGAATTTTATCCACAGCGCTGTGAAATGCAGTATAAAATGGCAGGGTTCTATCTGCTAATAAGTGACTTCCCCAGAGCTCAGTACAGATTGATCAACGCCCTTAAAATAGACCTTGGTCAACTACATTTATTTGAGGACGAATTTCCCCAATTCTTCAACACAGAATGGGCCCAAAACTTAATTGAGGATGTGAAAAAAGCTTCCAGATAAATAAACTATTTTTGTTTTTTTTATCATATATGGAAAATCGCAATCTTTTAGCTTACATTTTTATTTTATTAAAAGGAATGGCCATGGGCGCTGCAGATGTTGTGCCCGGTGTATCGGGAGGCACCATTGCTTTTATCTCCGGAATTTACGAAGAACTCATCACCAGTATTAACAACGTAAACGTTTCCCTTTTAAATACATTGAGAAAGGAGGGCATAAAAGCCTTTTGGACCAAACTTAACGGAAACTTTCTACTGGCTTTGCTTCTTGGCATAGGTATTAGTGTCCTATCCTTGGCCAAACTCATTAGTTGGTTAATGGAGAACGAACCCATACCCTTATGGTCCTTTTTCTTTGGCCTGGTTGTGGCCAGTATTATATTGGTAGGCAAGGAAATAAAAAAATGGAATTTGGCCGCTATAATAATTTTAATCCTGGGAGCTGCCATAGCCTTTTACGTTACAAAGTTGCCCCCTTCCGAAAATTCGGCATCACTCCCATATTTATTCTTTTCCGGGGCTTTGGCCATATGCGCCATGATTTTACCTGGCATATCCGGAGCGTTTATCCTAGTACTTTTGGGATCCTATAAAACGGTATTGGATGCAGTTCATGAGCGAGATCTTAAAATTGTATTCACAGTTGGCCTAGGAGCCATTTTTGGACTACTGAGCTTTGCCAAACTTCTAAAATGGATGTTTGTACATTATAAAAATCTAACCTTGGCCCTATTGACCGGGTTTATTTTAGGCTCATTAAACAAAATATGGCCTTGGAAAGAAGTTCTGGAGACCAAAATGTTCGGGGAAAAAATAATTACCATAAAAGATCAAAACATCTCTCCATTCTCTTTCGACGGGGACCCTCAATTAATAAGTGCCATTATTCTGGCTTTACTTGGTTTTTCCCTTATTTTTATACTGGAAAAATTGGCCGCTAAAAAATAAACGCCCAACCCCAAATGAGAAACCCCAGAACATTCACGGATAAATTTTTCCTTGTTATCAAGGGCTTGTTCATGGGTGCCGCCAATAAAGTTCCAGGCGTATCAGGGGGTATAGTTGCTTTTGTAGGGGGGTTTTATGAAGAGTTTATCTATTCCCTACAAAAAGTAAACGGAAAAGCTTTTAAGCTCTTGGTCAGTGGAAGGTTAAAAAGCTTCTATCGTTACACCAATGGCCAGTTTTTAACGCTACTAATTTTTGGCATGTTGGTGAGTTATTTCAGTGTGTCCAAAATTTTGGATTATTTTCTGGAAAGAAATGAGCTCTATGTGTGGTCTGCCTTCTTTGGAATGATATTGGGCTCCATTTACTATATAGGAAAGGACTTTGGGCATTGGGGCAAAAAGACCATTCCGGCAGGAATAGTTGGATTGATCATAGGCATATCTATAAGCTTCCTTAATCCCGCTACACAAAACGACAATTTAATCTTTATCTTTTTTTGCGGCATTATCAGTGTCTCTGGCATGACCTTGCCAGGACTATCCGGTTCTTTTATATTGATCCTTCTTGGTAATTATGTGCTTCTTTTGGTTGATTCCGTAAACGCACTTTATGACACCTTTTCGGAAGTCTTTACAGGCGATTTTAGTTTTATTAAGAATCCAACACGGCTCAATATCTTAAAAATATTGGCTGTATTCACCACGGGATCAGCTGCCGGATTGGTAACCCTCTCCCATCTATTGACTTACGTCCTAAAACATTATAGACATTTAACAACAGCCGTAATTATAGGTTTTATTACCGGCTCATTGGGAGTGGTATGGCCCTGGAAACGCACTTTGTTCAAAACGGATATCAGTGGCAATTTACTCTTGGACACCAATAATAACCCAATAATAAAGAATTATGAAAGATTTCTGCCAAATTTGGGATCTTCGGAAACTTGGTGGGCCATTTTTTTTATATTTTTTGGGGTATTAATTTTATTAGGATTAGACTGGTATGGAAAAAACAGAAAGAGATAAGATTCGATTTGGATTAATTGGTAAAAATATTTCCTATTCATTTTCAAGGGGCTATTTTACCAAGAAATTCTCTGAAATGGGACTGGAAAGGCATTCATACGAGAATTTTGATTTGGAGCATATTGACAAGTTTAAGGGCCTATTGGAACAAAACAGCAATATCCAAGGCTTTAACGTAACTATTCCCTATAAAGAACAGATTATGCCCTTTTTATCGAAAATAGATCCGGAAGCCCAAGCTATTGGGGCTGTGAATACCATTAAGATAGTTG is from Arenibacter algicola and encodes:
- a CDS encoding aspartate aminotransferase family protein; amino-acid sequence: MKKDYFKYQAQTSSHPLALEISHAKGSYIYDTQGKAHLDFVAGVSACSLGHCHPRVVTAIQEQAQKYMHVMVYGEYIQEPAVAYTKLLASLLPTPLETTYLVNSGTEAIEGALKLARRFTGRSQIIAAKHAYHGNTMGSLSIMGFEERKSAFRPLIPDVGFIQFNSEEDLLSITEKTAAVVLETIQGGAGFILPENGYLKKVRERCTAVGAMLILDEIQPGFGRTGKLFAFEHFDCIPDILVIGKGMAGGMPVGAFVASHNMMQSLIENPKLGHITTFGGNPVIAAACLATLQEITEGRLIQESLKKEVLFRNLLQHKLIKEIRGKGLMLALMMEKPEMANEVILKCAEKGLILFWLLFEPNAIRISPPLTISNQEISLGCSLILEVLDGLKQ
- a CDS encoding OstA-like protein, yielding MLKSVFLLLIVFICWSSWAQEPQAEVKQINIVYGANFTKDEKQYPGAAIFSKDDRQVQFEHEGADLWCDIAIYYQKENRLKAIGNIKLKQGDSVQLTSGKIDYDGNLNLAKAWENVVLNHTSMTLTTDTLRFDREKQEAFYEHNGTVVDSSNTLTSKIGRYFTQLKKSQFLQSVNLVNPEFNLVSKQLDYYTESKNAYLYGPSTITGETYKMYCERGFYDTKIENGYGIKNTRIDYNNRIITGDSLYFDKKTEFASATNNITIRDTINNGLIRAHYAEVYKAKDSVFATKRAVSINLVEQDSLYMHGDTLMITGKPEQRILRAFRNAKFYKTDLSGKCDSIHFNQKTGITELITNPIIWNGENQMTGDSIHLLSDLETEKLDSLKVINNAFIISLDTVGKVGYNQAKGMDLFGKFIDNKLSLIDLVKNTEVIYYMYNDDQELIGIDKTICSAIRMTLTNNEIEDITFITNPDGDIFPEKELPENSRLLKGFIWRGKERIMTKDDIFDEDDNNIKLVTIRGVENPIDLDVEPEEAMEDQRKRDSINSSKLLPPNPLKKIEPTKKDQQKKEPKPKVSETKSEVRYEEGAKENGLEPGYYLIANVFEVKENYEKFMKSLTKKGLEPQHFLRNFNQYHYVYLERFDTWEEALESRNSNFNGNYMDETWILRILDK
- a CDS encoding DUF368 domain-containing protein, yielding MRNPRTFTDKFFLVIKGLFMGAANKVPGVSGGIVAFVGGFYEEFIYSLQKVNGKAFKLLVSGRLKSFYRYTNGQFLTLLIFGMLVSYFSVSKILDYFLERNELYVWSAFFGMILGSIYYIGKDFGHWGKKTIPAGIVGLIIGISISFLNPATQNDNLIFIFFCGIISVSGMTLPGLSGSFILILLGNYVLLLVDSVNALYDTFSEVFTGDFSFIKNPTRLNILKILAVFTTGSAAGLVTLSHLLTYVLKHYRHLTTAVIIGFITGSLGVVWPWKRTLFKTDISGNLLLDTNNNPIIKNYERFLPNLGSSETWWAIFFIFFGVLILLGLDWYGKNRKR
- a CDS encoding tetratricopeptide repeat protein, producing MALEPNERPGQPIAKFESMLKTDDVYFFDAEDFQDIIHHYLNNGKIALAKKAIKIGLQQHPDSIELKLLSIEVLVFENNLELAEKMLDELQVIDSNNEEIYIQRANIYSKKDNHEAAVSLLTHALNLTDDSFDIHSLLGMEYLFMDNFEDAKQNFMMCVSYDEEDYSSLYNVIYCFEFLEDYDGAIVYLNDYLERNPYSEVAWHQLGKMYFTKKMHKEALAAFDFAIISDDTFIGAYFEKGKVLEKMGKYNEAIENYETTIAIEDPTSHAYLRIGRCHEKLKNDELAKSYYYRTVHEDPLLDKGWLAITEYYIRQEDYEKALYYINKAINIDGENSKYWKKCGKIHATLKNNDEAYYAYQQAVDLGNYEFDTWFHWADVAVQNLDVYAAIEILLQGHEFYPQRCEMQYKMAGFYLLISDFPRAQYRLINALKIDLGQLHLFEDEFPQFFNTEWAQNLIEDVKKASR
- a CDS encoding DUF368 domain-containing protein; this encodes MENRNLLAYIFILLKGMAMGAADVVPGVSGGTIAFISGIYEELITSINNVNVSLLNTLRKEGIKAFWTKLNGNFLLALLLGIGISVLSLAKLISWLMENEPIPLWSFFFGLVVASIILVGKEIKKWNLAAIIILILGAAIAFYVTKLPPSENSASLPYLFFSGALAICAMILPGISGAFILVLLGSYKTVLDAVHERDLKIVFTVGLGAIFGLLSFAKLLKWMFVHYKNLTLALLTGFILGSLNKIWPWKEVLETKMFGEKIITIKDQNISPFSFDGDPQLISAIILALLGFSLIFILEKLAAKK